Proteins from a genomic interval of Amycolatopsis sp. cg13:
- a CDS encoding acyl-CoA dehydrogenase family protein, with product MNAFAFTPEQTAYAASVRKIAAEQLVELAAAGAEGAVNRPLLKAMGSHGLLARLFPGVESGQPTRQAAATDLCLLREALATHSTEAETALALQGLGSYPVLQSGLDEQVQRWLPAVAAGDAVAAFALTEPDAGSDAAALQLAAEPDGDGWRLTGTKMWISNAPEADFYTVFARTTPDAGSRGVSAFVVPGDRAGLSGEHLDLVSPHPIGTVVFDGVRVNRDELLGEENHGFAVAMRTLDLFRPSVGAFAVGMAQAALDATVEYTASREAFGGPLVKQQTVAHTLAEMATRTEAGRLLVYAAAAAYDAGEQNLAGRAAMAKLFATETAQYVVDQAVQLHGARALRRGHLLEHLYREVRAPRIYEGASEIQRTIIARSLQRRG from the coding sequence ATGAACGCTTTCGCATTCACTCCGGAACAGACCGCCTACGCCGCGTCCGTCCGGAAGATCGCCGCCGAACAGCTGGTCGAACTGGCCGCCGCCGGTGCCGAAGGCGCGGTAAACCGACCACTGCTGAAGGCAATGGGCTCGCACGGCCTGCTCGCCCGGTTGTTCCCCGGTGTCGAAAGTGGACAGCCGACTCGGCAGGCCGCCGCGACCGATCTGTGCCTGCTGCGGGAAGCCCTCGCCACGCATAGCACCGAAGCCGAGACCGCGCTGGCATTGCAGGGATTGGGCAGCTACCCGGTACTCCAGTCCGGTTTGGACGAACAGGTCCAGCGCTGGCTCCCCGCCGTCGCCGCCGGTGACGCTGTCGCCGCCTTCGCACTGACCGAACCGGACGCTGGCTCCGACGCCGCCGCCCTGCAACTGGCCGCCGAACCCGACGGTGACGGCTGGCGACTGACCGGCACGAAAATGTGGATCTCGAACGCGCCCGAAGCCGACTTCTACACGGTCTTCGCCCGCACCACTCCCGACGCCGGTTCACGCGGGGTCAGTGCCTTCGTCGTCCCCGGCGACCGCGCCGGGCTCAGCGGCGAACACCTGGATCTGGTGAGCCCACACCCGATTGGCACCGTGGTGTTCGACGGCGTCCGGGTAAACCGCGACGAACTGCTCGGCGAGGAAAACCACGGTTTCGCCGTAGCAATGCGCACTTTGGACCTGTTCCGCCCGAGCGTCGGCGCCTTCGCCGTCGGCATGGCGCAAGCCGCCCTCGACGCCACCGTGGAGTACACCGCTTCGCGCGAAGCATTCGGCGGCCCGTTGGTGAAGCAGCAGACAGTCGCGCACACGCTGGCCGAAATGGCGACGCGAACGGAAGCCGGCCGTCTGCTGGTCTACGCCGCCGCGGCGGCTTACGACGCGGGCGAGCAGAACCTGGCCGGTCGCGCGGCAATGGCGAAATTGTTCGCGACTGAGACCGCGCAATACGTCGTGGATCAAGCGGTGCAATTGCACGGCGCACGAGCGTTGCGGCGAGGGCATTTGCTGGAGCATTTGTACCGAGAGGTCCGAGCGCCGCGTATTTACGAAGGCGCGTCGGAGATCCAGCGGACGATCATCGCGCGGTCTCTGCAGCGGCGCGGATGA
- a CDS encoding bifunctional salicylyl-CoA 5-hydroxylase/oxidoreductase has protein sequence MRISVVGGGPAGLYFAVLAKQLGPDHEITVWERNAPDDTFGFGVVFSDETLGGIEHADPAVHEAMRREFARWDDIDVHYRDTVSTSGGHGFAAMSRKRLLAILQQRCREMGIDVRFRSVAPDPAELAASSDLVVAADGVNSAVRTAFADSFRPSVETRQCRYIWLGTDLVFDAFKFYVLETPHGIMQVHGYPYGRDGSTFILEMHEDVWQRAFGPIAATGLGPGESDEKSIELIRELCGDIFDGHQLLANNSKWATFGTVRCESWVHDNVVLLGDAAHTAHFSIGSGTKLAMEDALALAACLHEQPSVPEALAAYEEERRPVVNSTQRAAQASLEWFENLAQYTHQEPEQFAFNLLTRSRRVTYDNLKLRDKEFASSLDQWFADSLGTSVAPPMFQPVRIGSLELPNRIIVSPMDMYSAVDGVPGEFHLVHLGSKALGGAGLVMTEMICVSAEGRITPGCPGLYASEQEAAWKRIVEFVHRETPAKIGLQLGHSGRKGSTKLMWEGIDDPLPEGNWEVCAPSALPYSPNNQTPRELTVAELGEIRDQFASAAEAAARAGFDLLELHCAHGYLLSSFLSPLTNQRTDSYGGSPENRLRFPLEVFDAVRAAWPADRPLTVRISATDWFEGGNDADEAVAIAQAFAEHGAAAIDVSTGQVVSEEQPKFGRSYQTPYADRIRNEVGRRYGTAVIAVGAISSYDDVNSLILAGRADLCALGRTHLFNPQWTLHAAAAQEYPVAWPKQWAAGKRPPQTGRTDGPEPRLDLVRTGGHQTAHARWRPEDAR, from the coding sequence GTGCGGATTTCAGTAGTCGGCGGCGGGCCAGCGGGCCTCTACTTCGCCGTGCTCGCGAAACAACTCGGCCCGGACCACGAGATCACGGTCTGGGAGCGCAACGCGCCCGACGACACGTTCGGCTTCGGCGTCGTCTTCTCCGACGAGACGCTCGGCGGCATCGAGCACGCCGACCCGGCCGTACACGAGGCGATGCGCCGGGAGTTCGCGCGCTGGGACGACATCGACGTGCACTACCGCGACACCGTGTCCACTTCGGGCGGGCACGGATTCGCCGCGATGAGCCGCAAACGGCTGCTCGCGATCCTGCAGCAGCGGTGCCGCGAAATGGGAATTGATGTCCGATTCCGCAGTGTCGCGCCGGATCCAGCCGAGCTGGCCGCTTCCTCCGATCTCGTGGTCGCCGCGGACGGCGTGAATTCCGCGGTGCGCACGGCGTTCGCCGATTCGTTCCGGCCTTCCGTCGAGACCCGGCAGTGCCGGTACATCTGGCTCGGCACCGACCTGGTCTTCGACGCGTTCAAGTTCTACGTGCTCGAAACGCCTCACGGCATCATGCAGGTCCACGGTTATCCGTACGGCCGCGACGGCAGCACGTTCATCCTGGAGATGCACGAAGACGTGTGGCAGCGGGCATTCGGCCCGATCGCCGCCACCGGACTCGGCCCGGGCGAGAGCGACGAGAAGTCGATCGAGCTGATCCGCGAACTGTGCGGCGATATTTTCGACGGACATCAGTTGCTGGCCAACAACTCCAAGTGGGCCACCTTCGGCACGGTCCGCTGCGAAAGCTGGGTCCACGACAATGTCGTGCTGCTCGGCGATGCGGCGCACACCGCGCATTTCTCGATCGGTTCCGGCACGAAGCTCGCCATGGAGGACGCACTCGCGCTCGCCGCGTGTTTGCACGAACAGCCGAGCGTTCCGGAAGCCCTTGCGGCGTATGAAGAAGAGCGTCGTCCGGTCGTCAATTCCACGCAGCGGGCGGCGCAGGCTAGCCTGGAGTGGTTCGAGAATCTGGCGCAGTACACGCATCAGGAACCGGAGCAGTTCGCGTTCAACCTGCTTACCCGCAGCCGTCGCGTCACCTATGACAACTTGAAGCTGCGGGACAAGGAATTCGCCTCCTCGCTGGATCAGTGGTTCGCCGATTCACTTGGCACTTCCGTCGCGCCGCCGATGTTCCAGCCGGTGCGGATCGGTTCGCTGGAATTGCCGAACCGGATCATCGTGTCGCCGATGGACATGTACTCCGCGGTCGACGGCGTGCCTGGCGAATTCCACCTGGTGCACTTGGGAAGCAAGGCGCTCGGCGGAGCCGGACTGGTGATGACCGAGATGATCTGCGTGTCCGCCGAAGGCCGGATCACGCCGGGTTGCCCCGGGCTTTACGCCTCCGAACAGGAAGCCGCGTGGAAGCGGATCGTCGAGTTCGTGCACCGCGAAACCCCGGCGAAGATCGGGTTGCAGCTGGGGCACTCCGGTCGCAAGGGCTCGACGAAACTGATGTGGGAAGGCATTGACGACCCGCTGCCGGAAGGCAACTGGGAGGTCTGTGCGCCGTCCGCGCTGCCGTATTCGCCGAACAACCAGACGCCGCGCGAGTTGACTGTCGCCGAACTGGGCGAGATCCGGGACCAGTTCGCCTCAGCCGCCGAAGCCGCCGCGCGCGCTGGGTTCGATCTGTTGGAACTGCACTGTGCGCACGGCTATCTGCTGTCGTCCTTCCTGTCCCCGCTGACCAACCAGCGCACCGATTCCTACGGCGGTTCCCCGGAAAACCGGCTGCGCTTCCCGCTGGAGGTCTTCGACGCCGTCCGCGCCGCGTGGCCGGCCGACCGTCCGCTGACCGTCCGGATATCGGCCACCGACTGGTTCGAGGGCGGCAACGACGCCGACGAAGCCGTGGCCATCGCGCAGGCGTTCGCCGAGCACGGCGCGGCCGCGATCGACGTGTCGACCGGCCAGGTGGTCAGCGAAGAGCAGCCGAAGTTCGGGCGCAGCTACCAAACGCCCTACGCCGACCGGATCCGCAACGAGGTCGGCCGTCGTTATGGCACCGCGGTGATCGCAGTCGGCGCGATTTCCTCTTACGACGACGTGAACTCGCTCATTCTCGCGGGCCGCGCCGATCTGTGCGCACTCGGCCGCACCCACCTGTTCAATCCACAATGGACTCTGCACGCGGCCGCCGCGCAGGAGTATCCAGTGGCGTGGCCGAAACAGTGGGCAGCGGGCAAACGCCCACCGCAGACCGGCCGCACCGACGGGCCAGAGCCACGACTCGACCTGGTCCGCACCGGCGGCCACCAAACCGCCCATGCCCGCTGGCGACCGGAGGACGCCCGATGA
- a CDS encoding RidA family protein, with amino-acid sequence MERINPPELGKPSGFSHAVAAQGRLVFLAGQTALDAENRIVGDGVVEQFERALGNLLTALRSAGGEPADLCSLTVYIVDMDDYKANAREIGRVWKRLVGADYPAMAGIGVNRLWDVEALVEVQGYAVVNR; translated from the coding sequence ATGGAGCGGATCAATCCCCCCGAGCTGGGCAAGCCGTCGGGGTTCTCGCACGCGGTCGCGGCACAGGGCCGGTTGGTGTTCCTCGCCGGGCAGACCGCGCTGGACGCGGAGAACCGGATCGTCGGCGACGGCGTGGTCGAGCAGTTCGAGCGCGCACTCGGCAACCTGCTCACCGCGTTGCGCTCGGCCGGCGGCGAACCCGCGGACCTGTGCAGCCTGACCGTCTACATCGTCGACATGGACGACTACAAGGCCAACGCGCGCGAGATCGGCCGCGTGTGGAAGCGGCTGGTGGGCGCGGATTACCCGGCGATGGCGGGCATCGGCGTGAACCGGCTGTGGGACGTCGAGGCGCTGGTGGAAGTGCAGGGCTACGCGGTGGTCAACCGCTGA
- a CDS encoding PaaX family transcriptional regulator C-terminal domain-containing protein has protein sequence MTAVPEAADADGGRAAQPRHLIVSVYGVHHLTGGEWLSVASLIDLLAAVGVDEPAVRSSISRLKRRGVLEAVRCDGSAGYELSGTALDLLREGDERIFRRDRAKLADGWLLAVFSVPEAERHKRHVLRTQLSRLGFGTASSGVWIAPAHLYEATVGALERLGLAEYADVFRAEHLAFGDPREKVREWWDLDQLDELYTAFLEEHEPALRRWQRRRTTPADEAFADYLRVLTGWRRMPYLDPCLPAELLPEDWSGIRAAEVFFTLHDRLEEAARTHLQQVLSG, from the coding sequence GTGACGGCCGTACCGGAAGCAGCCGACGCCGACGGCGGGCGCGCGGCCCAGCCCCGGCACCTCATCGTGTCGGTCTACGGCGTGCACCATCTGACCGGCGGCGAATGGCTTTCGGTCGCCTCGCTGATCGATCTGCTCGCCGCGGTCGGAGTCGACGAGCCCGCGGTGCGGTCGTCGATTTCCCGACTCAAACGGCGCGGGGTGCTCGAAGCCGTGCGCTGCGACGGATCCGCCGGGTACGAATTGTCCGGTACGGCACTGGATTTGCTGCGCGAAGGCGACGAACGGATCTTCCGCCGCGACCGCGCGAAGCTCGCCGACGGCTGGCTGCTCGCGGTGTTCTCGGTGCCGGAAGCCGAACGGCACAAGCGGCACGTGCTGCGCACTCAACTGTCCCGGCTGGGTTTCGGCACCGCTTCCTCAGGCGTCTGGATCGCGCCGGCGCATCTGTACGAGGCCACCGTCGGCGCGCTCGAGCGCCTTGGCCTCGCCGAGTACGCCGACGTGTTCCGCGCCGAGCACCTCGCCTTCGGCGATCCGCGCGAGAAGGTGCGCGAGTGGTGGGACCTGGACCAGTTGGACGAGCTGTACACGGCGTTCCTCGAAGAGCACGAGCCAGCGCTGCGCCGGTGGCAGCGCCGCCGCACCACGCCCGCGGACGAGGCGTTCGCCGATTACTTGCGCGTGCTCACCGGCTGGCGGCGGATGCCGTACCTCGACCCGTGCCTGCCCGCGGAATTGCTGCCCGAGGACTGGTCCGGCATCCGCGCCGCGGAGGTGTTCTTCACCCTGCATGACCGGCTCGAGGAAGCCGCGCGCACGCACCTGCAGCAGGTGCTCAGCGGTTGA
- a CDS encoding GNAT family N-acetyltransferase, producing MAFVSNAPLVSRLTRRGRLMAKRTCDRRGHAFAFGRFLFRTPTAWEYAAAVAGGSDPAAQRWLGWLADSVVAEPMRGEALRVVPGTGPDWTTPDPHSVDVVAIDLVAGRCAGLVSVHAGEDGGPETGGYLAPEYRGQGFGRDLFAAGLVLAHEHLGLSRVRAGAEVGNVASGRSLEAAGLRRVPGPPRYTLPDGRSCEAWWYQHDAAWPKKCAGPQAQWLVAS from the coding sequence ATGGCGTTTGTGAGCAATGCACCTTTGGTGAGCCGGCTGACCCGCCGCGGACGGCTGATGGCGAAGCGCACCTGCGACCGCCGGGGACACGCCTTCGCGTTCGGCCGGTTCCTTTTCCGTACTCCCACCGCGTGGGAGTACGCGGCGGCGGTCGCGGGCGGCAGCGATCCGGCCGCGCAGCGCTGGCTCGGCTGGCTGGCCGACTCCGTGGTGGCCGAACCGATGCGCGGCGAGGCGCTGCGCGTCGTCCCCGGCACCGGTCCGGACTGGACCACGCCGGATCCGCATTCGGTGGACGTCGTCGCGATCGATCTCGTGGCCGGCCGCTGCGCCGGGCTCGTGAGCGTGCACGCGGGCGAGGACGGCGGCCCGGAAACCGGCGGCTATCTCGCGCCGGAGTATCGCGGACAGGGGTTCGGCCGCGACCTGTTCGCCGCCGGTCTCGTGCTGGCGCACGAACATCTCGGCCTTTCGCGGGTGCGCGCGGGCGCGGAGGTCGGCAACGTCGCGAGCGGCCGCTCGCTGGAAGCCGCCGGATTGCGCCGGGTGCCGGGGCCGCCGCGGTACACGCTGCCCGACGGGCGGTCTTGCGAGGCTTGGTGGTACCAGCACGACGCGGCTTGGCCGAAGAAATGCGCGGGACCGCAGGCGCAGTGGCTAGTCGCCTCGTGA
- a CDS encoding MarR family winged helix-turn-helix transcriptional regulator: protein MVTEPGPTVEDGVRELLLLMPRIVGRAKRTPPPPELDDVTLAPRHLSLLAYLLFDGPMTVNELAGRLEIAPTTASLMIGDLSRQGVLERTEDPDDRRRTIVSIHEDKRPAVDAWLARGAKAWQEALSPLSPSERALVIKTLKAYEEYAS from the coding sequence ATGGTCACCGAGCCCGGCCCGACCGTCGAAGACGGGGTCCGCGAACTGCTGCTTCTCATGCCCCGCATCGTCGGGCGCGCGAAGCGGACGCCGCCGCCTCCGGAACTCGACGACGTCACGCTCGCGCCGCGGCATCTGTCGCTCCTGGCCTATCTGCTGTTCGACGGCCCGATGACGGTCAACGAACTCGCCGGACGGCTCGAAATCGCGCCCACCACAGCGAGTCTGATGATCGGCGACCTCTCCCGGCAAGGCGTCCTGGAGCGCACCGAGGATCCGGACGACCGGCGGCGCACCATCGTGAGCATCCACGAGGACAAGCGCCCGGCGGTCGACGCGTGGCTCGCACGCGGCGCGAAGGCGTGGCAGGAAGCGTTGTCCCCGTTGAGTCCGAGCGAACGCGCGCTAGTGATCAAGACGTTGAAGGCGTACGAGGAGTATGCGTCGTGA
- a CDS encoding nitroreductase family deazaflavin-dependent oxidoreductase has product MSDWNQQIIDEFRANAGKVGGMFEGKNMVLVTHTGAKSGKQRVSPLVYTTDGDRIVIVASKGGADTNPDWYHNLVANPSVTVEIGTDEFPATAKLVEDRAERDRLYAKMVEHAEGFAEYEKKTERLIPVFVLER; this is encoded by the coding sequence ATGTCGGACTGGAATCAGCAGATCATCGACGAGTTCCGCGCGAACGCGGGCAAGGTCGGCGGCATGTTCGAGGGCAAGAACATGGTGCTGGTCACGCACACCGGTGCGAAAAGCGGCAAACAGCGGGTGAGTCCGCTGGTGTACACCACCGACGGCGACCGGATCGTGATCGTCGCGTCCAAGGGCGGCGCGGACACCAACCCGGACTGGTACCACAACCTCGTCGCCAACCCGTCCGTCACGGTCGAGATCGGCACCGACGAGTTCCCGGCGACCGCGAAGCTCGTGGAAGATCGCGCCGAGCGCGACCGGCTGTACGCCAAGATGGTCGAGCACGCGGAGGGCTTCGCGGAGTACGAGAAGAAGACCGAGCGCCTGATCCCGGTCTTCGTTCTCGAACGCTGA
- a CDS encoding FAD-binding oxidoreductase, which yields MQTFTPDQAGYREEIAGFQTGIASTPQLVVAATSADDVAAAVRLAAERDLPVSVQATGHGLRAPAEGVLVSTRRMTGVTVDPYRAVARVEAGTTWGSVITAAAEQGLAPLSGSAPGVGVVGYTLGGGFGLLGRHFGLAADRVRSAEIVRPDGSRTTGPIDAGIVTALEFDLVPVTTLYGGGLYFDTAKIPDVLRTWRDWTADLPDTVGTSVAMLPYPDLPMVPEPLRGKHIAHIRVAYLGTDGDELVAPLRALGPLQETLTTMPFTDSGKIAAEPPNPHSYLGDNRVLPTLRDDVLSTVLDHAGPGAPVPTVLIIDLLGGAYQHSTAPDFTADSRYTVRALSMIEPDAATVQAAHAKLFAPLDPMSTGRLRSFVYGQPLG from the coding sequence ATGCAGACGTTCACTCCTGACCAGGCCGGTTACCGCGAAGAGATCGCCGGATTCCAGACCGGCATCGCCTCCACCCCGCAGCTTGTCGTCGCCGCCACCAGCGCGGACGACGTCGCCGCCGCGGTCCGGCTCGCGGCCGAGCGCGACCTGCCGGTTTCCGTGCAGGCGACCGGACACGGCCTGCGCGCGCCGGCCGAGGGCGTGCTGGTCTCGACGCGTCGGATGACCGGCGTGACCGTCGACCCGTACCGCGCCGTGGCGCGTGTCGAAGCCGGAACCACCTGGGGCAGCGTCATCACCGCCGCCGCGGAACAGGGCCTCGCGCCGCTGAGCGGTTCGGCTCCGGGCGTCGGCGTGGTGGGCTACACCCTCGGCGGCGGCTTCGGTCTCCTCGGCCGGCACTTCGGCCTGGCCGCGGACCGGGTTCGCTCCGCCGAGATCGTCCGGCCTGACGGCAGCCGCACGACCGGCCCGATCGACGCCGGGATCGTGACCGCGCTGGAGTTCGACCTGGTGCCGGTGACCACGCTGTACGGCGGCGGGCTGTACTTCGACACCGCCAAGATCCCGGACGTCCTGCGCACCTGGCGCGACTGGACCGCCGACCTGCCGGACACCGTCGGCACCTCGGTCGCGATGCTGCCCTACCCGGATCTGCCGATGGTGCCGGAACCGTTGCGGGGCAAGCACATCGCGCACATCCGCGTGGCCTACCTCGGCACCGACGGCGACGAGCTCGTCGCACCGCTGCGCGCGCTCGGCCCGCTCCAGGAAACGCTCACCACGATGCCGTTCACCGATTCCGGCAAGATCGCCGCGGAGCCGCCGAACCCGCACTCGTACCTCGGCGACAACCGGGTGCTGCCGACGCTCCGGGACGACGTGCTGAGCACCGTGCTCGACCACGCCGGCCCGGGCGCACCCGTACCGACCGTGCTGATCATCGACCTGCTCGGCGGCGCGTACCAGCACTCCACCGCGCCGGACTTCACCGCCGATTCGCGCTACACCGTGCGCGCGCTGTCGATGATCGAGCCCGACGCGGCGACCGTTCAGGCCGCGCACGCCAAGCTGTTCGCCCCGCTGGACCCGATGTCGACCGGGCGGCTGCGGAGCTTCGTCTACGGACAGCCGCTGGGCTGA
- a CDS encoding LysR family transcriptional regulator, with translation MELHQLEYFVAVAEEANFTRAAARMHVAQPGVSAQIRRLERELGQPLFDRSGRTVRLTGVGEAALPHARAALAAVAAVRETVAEHEGLVRGQVAMGMVTSLGPVELPEFLAEFAERYPGVEITLSEANSDLMVDALREGRLDAAVIGLADGVPAGLTTQIVLDEELVAVTSLRDEFVDRASITLAELAERSLICLPKGTGMRGVLDRGFAAAGLHSRVTIEASDPNVLAKLGMRGLGVALVPLSLARYYAEELHTLRLQPELRGQLALAWRSDGPAGPAARALIEFAQSVL, from the coding sequence ATGGAACTGCATCAGCTGGAGTACTTCGTCGCGGTCGCTGAGGAAGCGAACTTCACCCGTGCGGCGGCGCGGATGCACGTCGCGCAGCCCGGGGTCAGCGCGCAGATCCGGCGGCTGGAACGCGAGTTGGGGCAGCCGTTGTTCGACCGGTCCGGCCGCACGGTACGGCTCACCGGGGTCGGCGAGGCCGCGCTGCCGCACGCCCGGGCCGCGCTGGCGGCGGTCGCGGCGGTGCGCGAGACGGTCGCGGAGCACGAGGGGTTGGTGCGCGGCCAGGTGGCGATGGGGATGGTGACTTCCCTCGGGCCGGTGGAGCTGCCGGAGTTCCTGGCCGAATTCGCTGAGCGGTACCCCGGGGTGGAAATCACGCTCAGCGAAGCGAATTCCGACCTGATGGTCGACGCGCTGCGCGAAGGACGGCTGGACGCCGCGGTGATCGGCCTGGCCGACGGCGTGCCCGCTGGGCTGACCACGCAGATCGTGCTCGACGAGGAACTGGTCGCCGTCACCTCGCTGCGGGACGAGTTCGTCGACCGGGCCTCGATCACCCTGGCTGAGCTGGCCGAACGGTCGTTGATCTGCCTGCCGAAGGGGACCGGGATGCGCGGAGTGCTGGATCGCGGATTCGCGGCGGCTGGGTTGCATTCGCGGGTGACGATCGAGGCAAGCGACCCGAACGTGCTGGCCAAGCTCGGGATGCGCGGTCTCGGGGTGGCACTGGTGCCGTTGTCGCTGGCGCGCTACTACGCCGAGGAACTGCACACGCTGCGGTTGCAGCCGGAGTTGCGGGGGCAGTTGGCGTTGGCGTGGCGGTCCGATGGTCCGGCGGGGCCCGCGGCTCGGGCACTCATCGAGTTCGCCCAGTCGGTGCTTTAG
- a CDS encoding tryptorubin family RiPP precursor has protein sequence MKLVRLVRKALPSKSLKSYAWYGWI, from the coding sequence GTGAAGCTTGTTCGTCTCGTGCGCAAGGCCCTCCCGAGCAAGAGCCTGAAGTCTTACGCCTGGTACGGCTGGATCTGA
- a CDS encoding cytochrome P450, with translation MTIPAERNKVRQVVFAPRIQELFDRYRGKSFFRLEPDTVGVAGASLMDALLRSRPANAEERPTFKPVRGRVVTRPESSALMRAVGADVRAALKKPLGAASLAGTWPAVPHNYLRDLVFGREQRRFRVLVDRRLELTPKITWAAVATGAALWGRPAPEVALSALARMVLEADSFEERRFAMYLYRRVAGPICFTVAALVTNALWLSSPLDDDVPTEYVLNEALRLLPPSWNILRVRSPEFAEVDARIGPGDDVLLLPLLSHRDPELWDAPDEFRPSRWASLDPDNHPGYLPFGHSNERCWGRHLVLPLAAHILDLVRRDGLVVDPAQTRARVHLDGLLEVADVRVVRA, from the coding sequence GTGACTATTCCCGCTGAACGGAACAAAGTGCGGCAGGTGGTATTCGCGCCGCGGATTCAAGAACTGTTCGACCGTTATCGGGGGAAATCCTTCTTTCGGCTGGAACCGGACACGGTCGGCGTCGCCGGGGCGTCGTTGATGGACGCGCTGCTGCGGAGCCGTCCGGCGAATGCCGAGGAGCGGCCGACGTTCAAGCCGGTGCGCGGACGGGTCGTCACACGGCCGGAATCGTCGGCGCTGATGCGGGCGGTCGGCGCGGACGTGCGGGCCGCGCTCAAGAAACCGCTCGGTGCCGCCAGCCTCGCCGGAACCTGGCCCGCCGTGCCGCACAACTACCTGCGTGACCTGGTGTTCGGCCGCGAACAGCGCCGGTTCCGGGTCCTCGTCGACCGTCGGCTGGAGCTCACGCCGAAGATCACCTGGGCCGCGGTCGCCACCGGTGCCGCGCTGTGGGGACGGCCCGCGCCCGAGGTCGCGCTGTCCGCCTTGGCGCGGATGGTGCTCGAAGCGGACAGCTTCGAGGAGCGCCGCTTCGCGATGTACCTCTACCGGCGCGTGGCCGGGCCGATCTGCTTCACCGTCGCCGCGCTGGTCACGAATGCTTTGTGGCTCAGTTCGCCGCTCGACGACGACGTGCCGACCGAGTACGTGCTCAACGAGGCGCTGCGCCTCCTGCCGCCGTCGTGGAACATCCTGCGCGTGCGTTCGCCGGAGTTCGCCGAGGTGGACGCCCGGATCGGCCCGGGCGACGACGTCCTGCTCCTGCCGCTGCTCAGCCACCGCGACCCCGAACTGTGGGACGCGCCCGACGAGTTCCGGCCTAGCCGCTGGGCCTCGCTGGACCCGGACAACCATCCCGGTTACCTGCCCTTCGGGCACAGCAACGAACGTTGCTGGGGACGGCACCTGGTGCTTCCGCTGGCGGCGCACATTCTCGACTTGGTCCGGCGCGACGGGCTCGTCGTCGATCCGGCGCAAACGCGGGCTCGGGTGCACCTGGACGGGCTGCTGGAGGTGGCGGACGTGCGGGTCGTGCGCGCCTGA
- a CDS encoding oxygenase MpaB family protein, with protein MLQDGMLGVSLLAGGANVIMQLGRPAVGYGVLESRVDSGNLFKHPLKRTRTTVTYLAVAVLGTDADRAAYRRAVNAVHAQVVSTEASPVQYRAFDRELQLWVAACLCHGVDDVHRAFLGRPAPESWYAEAAVLGTTLQVRPEDWPDDFAAYWADGLAQVDIDDRLREYLTAIANLEFLPRPLSFLFGRFHRFVTTGFLPEVFREQMRLPWSAADQRRFDRLTRGIGRMVERLPLRVRRFPYDACLADFRRRLRKGKPLV; from the coding sequence ATGCTCCAGGACGGCATGCTCGGCGTCAGCCTGCTCGCGGGCGGCGCGAACGTGATCATGCAGCTGGGCCGGCCCGCGGTCGGATACGGCGTGCTGGAAAGCCGCGTCGATTCGGGAAATCTCTTCAAGCATCCGCTGAAGCGCACGCGTACCACCGTCACCTACCTCGCGGTCGCCGTGCTGGGCACGGACGCTGACCGGGCGGCGTACCGGCGAGCGGTGAATGCGGTGCACGCGCAGGTGGTCTCGACCGAGGCGAGCCCGGTGCAGTACCGCGCTTTCGACCGGGAACTGCAGCTGTGGGTCGCCGCCTGTCTGTGTCACGGCGTGGACGACGTGCACCGCGCGTTTCTCGGTCGGCCCGCGCCGGAATCGTGGTATGCCGAGGCCGCGGTGCTGGGCACGACGCTGCAGGTGCGTCCCGAAGACTGGCCAGACGACTTCGCCGCGTACTGGGCGGACGGACTGGCCCAAGTGGACATCGACGATCGGCTCCGCGAATACCTCACGGCCATCGCGAATCTGGAATTCCTGCCGCGGCCGTTGTCGTTCCTCTTCGGACGGTTCCACCGCTTCGTGACGACCGGGTTCCTGCCGGAGGTCTTCCGCGAGCAGATGCGGCTGCCGTGGTCGGCCGCGGACCAGCGCCGGTTCGATCGGCTGACGCGCGGGATCGGCCGAATGGTCGAACGGCTTCCGTTGCGGGTGCGGCGGTTCCCCTACGACGCTTGTCTCGCGGACTTCCGGCGGCGGTTGCGGAAGGGAAAACCGCTCGTCTAA